A stretch of Neisseria subflava DNA encodes these proteins:
- the yaaA gene encoding peroxide stress protein YaaA, which produces MFFVLSPAKNLNEKDPSPVSSFTQPDLLPEAEILMQELRQLAPQQIAELMHVSDKIALLNAERNAVWHTPFTPENAKQAVFMFNGDVYEGIAADTLKPEQIDYLQQHVRLLSGLYGVLRPLDLMQPYRLEMGTAFANTRGKNLYEFWGDKITDLLNQTLKQAGSDVLINLASQEYFKSVNTKKLNARLITPIFKDEKNGKYKIISFYAKRARGLMVRYAAEHGITEPEMLKNFDYEGYSFNEAASNEAEWVFMREEQSK; this is translated from the coding sequence ATGTTTTTTGTCTTATCCCCAGCCAAAAACCTCAACGAAAAAGACCCCTCCCCCGTCAGCAGCTTTACCCAGCCCGACCTTCTGCCCGAAGCAGAAATCCTGATGCAGGAGTTGCGCCAGCTTGCCCCTCAACAAATCGCCGAGCTGATGCATGTTTCCGACAAAATCGCCCTGCTCAACGCCGAACGCAATGCCGTATGGCACACGCCGTTTACGCCTGAAAACGCCAAACAGGCCGTATTTATGTTCAACGGCGACGTCTATGAAGGCATCGCCGCCGATACGCTCAAACCGGAACAAATCGACTACCTGCAACAACACGTCCGCCTGCTCTCCGGCCTATACGGCGTATTGCGCCCGCTCGACTTGATGCAGCCCTACCGCTTGGAAATGGGCACGGCCTTTGCCAACACGCGCGGCAAAAACCTCTACGAATTTTGGGGCGATAAAATTACCGACCTGCTCAACCAAACACTGAAGCAAGCCGGCAGCGACGTTTTAATCAACCTCGCCTCACAAGAATATTTCAAATCCGTCAACACCAAAAAACTCAACGCACGCCTGATTACGCCGATTTTTAAAGACGAGAAAAACGGCAAATACAAAATCATCAGCTTCTACGCCAAACGTGCACGCGGTTTGATGGTGCGCTACGCGGCAGAACACGGCATTACCGAGCCTGAAATGCTCAAAAATTTCGACTACGAGGGCTATTCATTCAATGAAGCAGCTTCAAACGAAGCCGAATGGGTATTCATGCGCGAAGAACAATCTAAATAA
- a CDS encoding RidA family protein, which produces MSKTIIHTDKAPAAIGAYSQAVRAGDTVYMSGQIPLDPATMTVVGDGDFRAEAVQVFKNLQAVAEAAGGSLNDIVKLNAYLTDLANFAVFNEVMAEFIEQPFPARAAVGVASLPKGVQVEAEAVLVLNA; this is translated from the coding sequence ATGTCTAAAACCATTATCCATACCGACAAAGCCCCTGCCGCGATTGGGGCATACAGCCAAGCAGTGCGTGCAGGCGATACGGTTTATATGAGCGGTCAGATTCCTTTGGATCCGGCTACGATGACTGTGGTCGGCGATGGCGACTTCCGCGCCGAAGCAGTGCAAGTATTTAAAAACCTGCAAGCCGTAGCCGAAGCGGCAGGCGGTTCTTTGAACGATATCGTCAAACTCAATGCTTATTTGACTGATTTGGCCAACTTTGCCGTATTCAATGAAGTGATGGCTGAATTTATCGAACAGCCTTTCCCTGCGCGTGCGGCGGTTGGCGTGGCTAGCCTGCCTAAAGGTGTTCAGGTTGAAGCAGAAGCAGTATTGGTTTTAAATGCATAA
- a CDS encoding symmetrical bis(5'-nucleosyl)-tetraphosphatase, with protein sequence MAHYAIGDIQGCFDELTLLLAKIGFNHGTDTLWLVGDIVNRGPKSLETLKFAKEHDSSVQMVLGNHDLHLLAVGCGEGTLKRSDTVEPILTHPDSYAMLDWLRHQPLLVRGVRHVMVHAGILPQWSVDKAESLAREAEDELQGKKYRKFFGKMYGNKPTEWTDDLTGYERLRMIINVFTRMRALTYKGELDYEYKSTLKKMPLYLRPWFKAPDRQNLDYITVFGHWSSLGYVNTDQVIALDTGALWGGELTAVNLDTNEVIQVPSLGGLDWKTALK encoded by the coding sequence ATGGCACATTACGCAATCGGAGATATTCAAGGCTGTTTTGACGAGCTGACTTTGTTGCTTGCCAAAATCGGCTTTAATCATGGTACGGACACCCTTTGGCTGGTCGGCGATATTGTTAATCGCGGCCCGAAGTCCTTGGAAACCTTGAAATTTGCCAAAGAGCATGACAGCAGCGTGCAAATGGTTTTGGGCAATCATGATTTACATCTTTTGGCAGTCGGTTGCGGTGAAGGAACGCTCAAGCGCAGTGATACGGTTGAGCCGATTTTGACCCATCCCGATAGTTATGCCATGCTTGACTGGCTGCGTCATCAACCGCTTTTGGTGCGCGGCGTCAGGCATGTGATGGTGCATGCCGGTATTTTGCCGCAATGGTCGGTTGATAAGGCCGAAAGCCTTGCCCGTGAAGCTGAGGATGAATTGCAAGGTAAAAAATACAGGAAATTTTTTGGTAAAATGTACGGCAACAAGCCGACCGAGTGGACGGATGATTTGACAGGCTATGAGCGCCTACGCATGATTATCAACGTCTTTACCCGTATGCGTGCGCTGACATACAAAGGCGAATTGGATTACGAATATAAATCCACTTTGAAAAAAATGCCGCTTTACCTGCGCCCTTGGTTTAAAGCGCCCGATAGGCAGAATTTGGATTATATTACCGTGTTCGGACATTGGTCGTCATTGGGCTACGTTAATACCGATCAGGTCATTGCTTTGGATACCGGAGCATTGTGGGGCGGAGAGCTGACAGCGGTCAATTTGGATACCAATGAAGTGATACAGGTACCGTCCTTGGGCGGATTGGATTGGAAAACGGCATTGAAATAG